A single uncultured Acetobacterium sp. DNA region contains:
- a CDS encoding diguanylate cyclase translates to MFQRKLLLIIIILMLPFWGGCSNQNSEPQQTAQSGLLDLSQTNLKDQIIPLDGEWSFYWNQLLEPPKMNQGEISGYVPFPSSWNKYEIDGESIPGAGYATYRLTFITSENEILALKIPKVRTAYKLWANGELIATAGTVGQTRDTMVPQYLPQVASFDALQGENEIILQISNFYRPSGGLLNSIQLGEEAQLLALRYNGIAYELFLFGALMMMGIYHLALFFFRRKDPAPLYFGLFCILVATRTLFIGEAFIFTLFPNCDFEFVYKIQTLTYYLGVPLIMMFFKSVLPAYFHIRVIKLTQFIAGIYAMVVLFTPTWIFSVINPLYQIWTIFMIGYLVIQLVKIARHKEKDSWLIVLGGLVLVLTCFIDIITLSVWIDDSWPPLLRMIFQGDANSSTGQLIFAVLYSLLLAKNFSESLEYRTVMGEKLVEMNSHLDELVLKRTKDLTESNKKVEQQNLELEQINQELQRLSLNDPLTGLWNRRKYKETAGLEWQRCLNHQKPISLLFIDVDYFKNYNDLYGHVTGDECLIKIAETLKSTLAHSSDMAVRYGGEEFVVLLSETGKENALKIAELFLKKIESLDIPHEGSLVKNCITVSIGVSTVLPDDHSRHEDLVKIADKALYHAKSNGRNQVTYLAGSALEDPA, encoded by the coding sequence ATGTTCCAACGGAAACTACTGTTGATCATTATTATCCTGATGCTGCCCTTCTGGGGAGGCTGCTCCAATCAAAATTCAGAACCTCAGCAAACTGCCCAAAGTGGTCTTCTTGATTTAAGTCAAACCAATCTAAAAGATCAGATCATTCCTCTAGATGGAGAATGGTCATTCTATTGGAATCAGCTTCTGGAACCGCCAAAAATGAATCAGGGTGAAATCAGTGGTTATGTCCCCTTCCCGTCTTCATGGAATAAATATGAAATCGACGGTGAATCGATTCCCGGAGCCGGGTATGCCACCTACCGTTTAACCTTTATCACTTCCGAAAATGAAATTCTGGCACTGAAGATCCCCAAGGTCCGAACCGCCTATAAACTTTGGGCCAATGGCGAGCTGATCGCCACTGCCGGAACCGTTGGTCAAACCAGAGACACTATGGTTCCCCAATATTTACCTCAGGTTGCTTCCTTTGATGCACTTCAGGGTGAAAATGAGATTATTCTGCAAATCTCAAATTTTTACCGACCCAGCGGCGGACTGCTTAACAGCATCCAACTTGGCGAGGAAGCTCAGCTCCTGGCTCTGCGGTATAATGGAATCGCCTATGAGCTTTTCCTATTTGGCGCTTTGATGATGATGGGCATCTATCATCTGGCTTTATTTTTCTTTAGGCGAAAAGATCCTGCCCCGCTATACTTTGGCCTCTTTTGCATACTGGTAGCAACCAGAACCTTATTCATTGGGGAAGCCTTTATATTCACACTTTTCCCAAACTGCGACTTTGAATTCGTTTATAAAATCCAAACGTTGACCTATTATCTGGGGGTCCCCCTGATCATGATGTTTTTTAAATCGGTTTTGCCTGCATATTTTCATATCCGGGTTATCAAACTGACTCAATTTATTGCCGGGATCTACGCGATGGTGGTTCTTTTTACGCCAACATGGATATTTTCAGTTATCAATCCCCTCTATCAGATCTGGACGATTTTTATGATCGGCTATCTGGTAATCCAGCTTGTAAAGATCGCCCGACATAAGGAAAAAGACAGCTGGCTGATCGTTTTAGGCGGTCTGGTTTTAGTATTAACCTGTTTCATCGATATTATTACCTTAAGCGTGTGGATTGATGACAGCTGGCCCCCCTTATTAAGAATGATCTTTCAGGGTGATGCTAACAGTTCTACCGGTCAATTAATTTTTGCGGTTCTTTATTCATTACTATTGGCCAAAAACTTCTCCGAATCCTTGGAGTACCGAACCGTGATGGGTGAAAAGCTGGTTGAAATGAATAGTCATCTGGATGAACTGGTGCTTAAGCGAACAAAAGATTTAACTGAATCCAATAAAAAAGTGGAACAGCAGAATCTGGAGCTGGAGCAGATTAACCAGGAGCTTCAACGGCTTTCACTGAATGATCCTTTAACTGGCCTATGGAACCGGCGAAAATACAAAGAAACCGCCGGTCTGGAATGGCAACGTTGTTTAAATCATCAAAAGCCCATTTCCCTGCTGTTTATCGATGTGGATTATTTTAAAAACTATAATGATTTATACGGTCATGTGACCGGTGATGAATGCTTGATTAAAATAGCAGAAACCCTCAAATCGACTTTGGCCCATTCATCGGATATGGCCGTTCGCTACGGCGGAGAAGAGTTTGTCGTGCTTCTTTCTGAAACCGGAAAAGAAAATGCTCTGAAAATTGCCGAGCTATTTCTGAAGAAAATCGAATCTCTGGACATTCCCCATGAGGGTTCTCTCGTCAAGAACTGTATCACGGTCAGTATCGGCGTTTCAACCGTACTTCCAGACGATCATTCCAGACATGAAGATTTAGTGAAAATTGCTGATAAAGCATTATATCATGCCAAATCCAATGGCCGAAATCAGGTGACCTATCTGGCTGGATCCGCCCTCGAAGATCCCGCTTAG
- a CDS encoding DUF2284 domain-containing protein produces the protein MLKRETIEKKISEYPIFEYAFFDPSEINFRQAVRTICQIECPQYGKSWSCPPAVGTVAECESRCTSYDHAFIFSTISEVSDILDMDEMLATRGEHIQIVEEIKDSVFGEYGDKLILTAESCAICDDCTYPDGACRHADKMYPCVESHAISVTDICEKHNLSFMNGYNVITWFGMILF, from the coding sequence ATGTTAAAAAGAGAAACCATTGAAAAGAAAATAAGCGAATACCCGATATTTGAATATGCATTTTTTGATCCATCAGAGATTAATTTCAGGCAGGCTGTCAGAACGATCTGTCAAATTGAATGTCCCCAATACGGTAAATCATGGTCCTGCCCACCGGCGGTGGGAACAGTGGCAGAATGTGAGAGTCGTTGTACAAGTTATGATCATGCTTTTATTTTCAGCACCATTTCTGAAGTCAGTGATATTCTCGATATGGACGAAATGTTGGCTACCAGAGGCGAACATATTCAGATTGTTGAAGAAATAAAAGATAGTGTCTTTGGTGAATATGGTGATAAACTGATCCTTACTGCTGAATCCTGCGCCATCTGTGACGACTGTACCTATCCGGATGGCGCTTGCCGACATGCCGATAAAATGTATCCCTGTGTTGAAAGTCATGCGATCTCGGTGACGGACATCTGCGAAAAGCACAATTTGTCATTTATGAATGGCTATAATGTGATTACCTGGTTTGGGATGATACTTTTTTAG
- a CDS encoding sodium:proton antiporter: MEGNIVEMADSLMRIFAIIIFLGIVLTRVSKRVNIPDVVLYIAAGIIVGPSVLNMIDFSEFAVINQVILAFGAAYILFDGGREISLKVLNEVKVTIGLLATIGVLISAVVTGFFAWQILHIDFIYALLLGAVIASTDPSVLVPLFKNMNISPKLKQTIISESAFNDAAGAIITFAIVGIAAGGSFSVGGSLLDLLKTAGGGVLVGAIVGYIGNKLVCEGKYGVCRGFTAEMAIAAVLGAYVISDAIGVSGFMAAFTVGMVCGNKHMFNLKAVEDSHETHEKFKDVTISIIRMMIFTLLGVQMNFGIISEYWGAALLVILAFVFLARPISVLLTVPFDRKAKWNIREIVYLCWTRETGVIPAALAGMLITMNIPNAELISAVTSMAIIITLTFQASTAKYFAKVLKLEIEPENKVAIDLN, translated from the coding sequence ATGGAAGGAAATATTGTAGAAATGGCAGACAGTCTGATGCGGATTTTTGCCATCATTATATTTTTGGGAATTGTTTTAACGCGAGTAAGTAAACGCGTCAATATACCAGATGTAGTATTGTATATTGCCGCAGGTATTATTGTCGGCCCGTCGGTCTTAAATATGATCGATTTTAGTGAGTTTGCAGTAATCAATCAGGTGATCCTGGCGTTTGGTGCGGCCTACATCCTATTTGATGGGGGTAGAGAGATATCGCTTAAAGTCTTAAATGAAGTAAAGGTGACGATCGGACTGCTGGCAACGATTGGGGTGCTCATCTCGGCAGTTGTTACCGGCTTCTTCGCCTGGCAGATACTGCATATTGATTTTATTTATGCGTTGCTGTTAGGTGCTGTAATTGCATCAACGGATCCTTCAGTTTTGGTGCCGTTGTTTAAAAATATGAACATCAGTCCGAAATTGAAACAAACGATCATTTCAGAATCTGCTTTTAATGATGCCGCTGGCGCAATTATTACCTTTGCTATTGTGGGAATAGCTGCCGGTGGCAGCTTTTCGGTGGGCGGAAGCCTTTTGGATCTTTTAAAAACAGCCGGTGGCGGAGTCCTGGTAGGTGCAATTGTCGGCTATATCGGCAACAAGCTTGTTTGTGAAGGCAAATACGGCGTGTGCCGAGGATTTACCGCCGAGATGGCAATCGCGGCGGTCTTAGGTGCCTATGTCATTTCGGATGCTATCGGAGTCAGTGGATTTATGGCGGCTTTCACGGTCGGTATGGTCTGCGGAAATAAGCATATGTTTAATCTCAAAGCAGTGGAAGATAGTCATGAAACGCATGAAAAATTCAAAGATGTTACCATCTCAATCATCAGAATGATGATCTTTACGCTGCTGGGTGTGCAAATGAATTTCGGAATTATTTCAGAGTATTGGGGAGCAGCGTTACTTGTAATTTTAGCTTTTGTATTTCTGGCCAGACCAATTTCCGTGCTACTTACCGTACCATTTGACAGAAAAGCAAAGTGGAATATCAGAGAGATCGTCTATTTATGCTGGACCAGGGAAACAGGTGTTATTCCAGCGGCGTTGGCGGGCATGCTGATTACCATGAACATTCCTAATGCCGAGCTGATTTCGGCAGTCACTTCGATGGCCATCATTATTACCTTGACCTTTCAGGCGAGCACCGCAAAATACTTTGCCAAGGTATTAAAGCTTGAGATTGAACCAGAAAATAAAGTTGCGATTGATTTGAACTGA
- a CDS encoding FAD-dependent oxidoreductase — MDKKYNALFESYKINNLELKNRFFMAPMGIPISDENGAYTNDAIEYYVARAKGGVGLIITGTNSVGINGEKNKKCFWPTPLAHPLAYKNIGIELTERIHAYGSKIFIQLAANPSSFGRMDQTDSVTLGATTNSKYLGTASQDLTPTEIAQIVTGFAESAKIVQAAGFDGVEVNTGYLLNTFMLASFNHRIDQYGGDLQNRIRIVMEILQIIKKACGKDFPVILRFSMKSYLKALERVALPQEEFAEMGRDIDEALEAAKILEAAGCDGFDVNAGWDDSSYWAYPPTYFEKGIYLSLSEQLKKVVNVPILVAGRMDDPDLAAIAFTEGKLDAVGLARPLLADPDYPDKVKNNQLMDIRPCLGCNDGCVGKIFAGGRGSCTVNPECNREMLARIESAEAAKKIVVIGGGPAGMEAARVSALRGHQVTLFESSYGLGGKLKYSSQRILKTEDHRLIEWYELQLKSLNVEIRLDEAVTKEKIDASNPDVVIIAQGSKAKQLEFPGIDSEKVTNAIDVISDKKYVGPRCTVIGGGLAGCEVALHLAKHRHKMTIIEQGSDILAVGIPLAPANKQMLRDQLDFYHVEIITNARLKAVTETGAVIEVQGQERSMPAHHVIIAVGFESLTALYKQIKNDYPEVYNIGDSQKIRNIRGAIWDAYEVTHLV; from the coding sequence ATGGATAAGAAGTATAATGCTTTATTTGAGTCCTACAAAATTAACAACCTTGAACTGAAAAATCGATTTTTTATGGCACCAATGGGGATTCCGATCAGCGACGAAAACGGAGCGTACACAAACGATGCGATTGAGTATTATGTTGCCCGGGCTAAAGGCGGGGTGGGATTAATCATCACCGGTACCAATTCAGTGGGAATTAACGGTGAAAAGAATAAAAAGTGTTTCTGGCCAACTCCACTTGCCCATCCGTTAGCCTATAAGAACATAGGAATAGAACTAACGGAGAGAATTCATGCTTATGGAAGTAAAATATTTATTCAGCTGGCTGCAAATCCATCATCTTTTGGGAGGATGGATCAAACAGATTCCGTTACACTAGGTGCTACTACAAATTCCAAATATCTGGGTACCGCAAGTCAGGATTTGACGCCAACAGAAATTGCCCAAATCGTCACAGGATTTGCCGAATCTGCTAAAATCGTTCAAGCCGCTGGCTTTGATGGGGTTGAGGTAAATACCGGTTATTTATTGAATACCTTTATGCTGGCGTCATTTAATCACAGAATAGATCAATATGGTGGGGATTTACAAAATCGAATAAGAATTGTGATGGAAATTCTCCAGATAATTAAAAAAGCCTGTGGCAAAGATTTTCCGGTGATCTTGCGCTTTAGTATGAAAAGCTATCTCAAAGCATTGGAACGGGTGGCACTGCCGCAAGAAGAATTTGCGGAGATGGGACGGGATATTGATGAAGCTCTGGAAGCTGCTAAAATTCTGGAAGCAGCTGGCTGTGATGGTTTTGATGTTAATGCTGGCTGGGATGATTCATCCTATTGGGCTTATCCGCCTACATATTTTGAGAAGGGGATATATTTATCCCTCAGTGAACAACTAAAAAAAGTAGTCAATGTTCCGATTCTGGTGGCTGGTCGAATGGATGATCCGGATCTGGCTGCGATCGCCTTTACGGAAGGAAAATTGGATGCCGTGGGATTAGCAAGACCGTTGCTGGCAGATCCTGATTATCCTGATAAAGTAAAGAATAATCAGTTAATGGATATCCGGCCATGTCTGGGTTGCAATGACGGCTGTGTGGGCAAAATATTTGCTGGTGGACGCGGTTCTTGTACGGTTAATCCGGAATGTAATCGGGAAATGCTGGCAAGAATTGAATCCGCTGAAGCGGCAAAAAAAATTGTGGTCATCGGCGGCGGACCGGCTGGCATGGAAGCCGCCAGAGTCAGCGCTTTACGGGGGCATCAGGTGACACTGTTTGAATCGAGTTACGGTCTTGGCGGCAAACTGAAATACAGCAGTCAACGCATCTTAAAAACGGAAGACCATCGACTGATTGAATGGTATGAACTGCAGCTAAAAAGCTTAAACGTCGAAATTCGGCTTGATGAGGCGGTAACCAAAGAAAAAATAGATGCCAGCAATCCGGATGTTGTTATTATCGCTCAGGGTTCAAAAGCCAAACAATTGGAATTCCCGGGAATAGACAGCGAAAAAGTCACCAACGCTATTGATGTAATTTCAGACAAAAAATATGTCGGGCCAAGATGTACTGTTATTGGGGGCGGCTTGGCTGGCTGTGAGGTTGCCCTCCATTTGGCCAAACATCGCCATAAGATGACGATTATCGAACAAGGCTCCGATATTCTGGCAGTCGGTATTCCTCTGGCCCCTGCCAACAAGCAGATGCTTAGGGATCAGCTGGACTTTTATCATGTCGAAATTATAACCAATGCCAGACTTAAAGCGGTGACTGAAACAGGCGCCGTGATTGAGGTACAAGGTCAGGAACGAAGCATGCCGGCTCATCATGTAATTATTGCGGTTGGCTTTGAATCATTAACTGCTTTATATAAACAAATAAAAAATGACTACCCCGAGGTTTATAATATCGGCGACAGTCAGAAGATTAGAAACATCCGTGGGGCCATCTGGGATGCTTATGAGGTTACTCATTTAGTTTAG
- a CDS encoding DMT family transporter, whose product MTDKLQNKGIVFALATFCCLLWGSAYPFVKIGYVLFDIHTTGAQVLFAGYRFTLAGILTWIITSIFYQRIVVPQKDEWSSMVSLGLVQTTLQYIFFYIGLANTTGVKASIINATSTFFAILFTHLILKNEKMTRAKIFGCLLGMAGVIIIQLNGGKLDSSFTIMGDGFLFLVCIASALGAVMTRVFTQKIDSMILTAYQLMIGGVVLIIVGLSMGGEIPQITIPGMFLLVYLAVLSAAAFTIWTMLIKHNPVGVVAIYGFMIPVFGVMLSGIFLGEQFLNLRIIIALAFVSFGIWLVNRE is encoded by the coding sequence ATGACGGATAAATTGCAGAACAAAGGTATTGTCTTTGCCCTAGCAACCTTCTGCTGCCTGCTCTGGGGGAGTGCCTATCCTTTTGTGAAAATAGGCTATGTTCTTTTTGATATTCACACAACTGGGGCGCAGGTATTATTTGCCGGTTATCGTTTCACTCTAGCCGGGATTCTGACATGGATAATCACCAGCATTTTTTATCAAAGAATTGTCGTACCTCAAAAAGATGAGTGGAGCAGCATGGTCAGCCTGGGGTTAGTTCAGACAACCCTCCAGTATATTTTCTTTTACATCGGGCTTGCCAATACAACTGGGGTCAAGGCGTCCATTATTAATGCAACGTCCACCTTTTTTGCCATTTTATTTACCCATTTGATCCTGAAAAATGAAAAGATGACCCGAGCAAAGATTTTTGGTTGTCTGCTGGGAATGGCTGGGGTCATCATCATCCAGCTTAATGGCGGGAAGCTGGACAGCAGCTTTACAATAATGGGTGATGGCTTTCTCTTTCTGGTCTGTATTGCTTCGGCATTGGGCGCAGTCATGACGCGTGTCTTTACTCAAAAAATTGATTCGATGATCTTAACCGCCTACCAGCTGATGATCGGTGGAGTCGTTCTGATTATCGTTGGTTTGAGTATGGGTGGAGAAATTCCGCAGATTACCATCCCGGGAATGTTTCTGCTTGTATATCTGGCAGTTTTATCTGCAGCGGCCTTTACTATCTGGACCATGCTGATCAAACACAATCCGGTCGGAGTTGTCGCCATCTATGGTTTTATGATTCCCGTATTTGGGGTGATGCTTTCCGGGATTTTTCTGGGAGAACAATTTTTAAATTTGCGAATAATAATAGCTCTGGCTTTTGTCAGTTTCGGTATCTGGCTCGTTAACAGGGAATAA
- a CDS encoding Fe-only nitrogenase accessory AnfO family protein: protein MDIAVLVNFDGKTSLFTENGIIRVFSKNPSGWHLVREKEFIVENLSDGNELRNCLSDVGDWLNDCKLLIVKRIRGIHYLALERFQISMLEIDGDPQDFLKHIEDCANQRKTEAKVPTEPIAIHERQPGYYYIDLQDVMSGKTSYSSKQVLLPFLKEHSFTQLEIICEHVPKWFDKVLPNLNLNYDAQEFERVIKVQVYPIPI from the coding sequence ATGGACATTGCAGTACTTGTTAATTTTGATGGAAAAACATCCTTATTTACCGAAAATGGGATCATTAGGGTTTTTTCAAAAAATCCGTCCGGCTGGCATTTAGTTCGGGAAAAAGAATTTATCGTCGAAAATTTAAGCGATGGAAACGAATTGAGAAATTGTCTAAGTGATGTGGGTGATTGGTTAAATGACTGCAAGTTGCTCATCGTCAAACGCATCCGCGGCATTCACTACCTGGCGCTGGAGCGCTTTCAGATATCGATGCTGGAAATTGATGGCGATCCGCAGGACTTTCTAAAACACATCGAAGATTGTGCCAATCAGAGAAAGACTGAAGCAAAAGTGCCCACCGAACCCATCGCCATCCATGAACGTCAGCCGGGTTATTATTACATTGACTTGCAGGATGTGATGTCCGGCAAAACATCCTATAGTTCTAAGCAGGTGCTGTTACCATTTTTAAAAGAGCACTCATTCACCCAGTTGGAGATTATCTGTGAACATGTCCCTAAATGGTTTGATAAGGTACTCCCTAATTTAAATTTGAATTATGATGCCCAGGAGTTTGAACGCGTCATCAAAGTTCAGGTTTATCCGATACCAATTTAA